One stretch of Oncorhynchus keta strain PuntledgeMale-10-30-2019 chromosome 18, Oket_V2, whole genome shotgun sequence DNA includes these proteins:
- the LOC118377601 gene encoding aldehyde dehydrogenase family 3 member A2-like isoform X1 encodes MLGVVLESRSLQQYPVSLFYQSLTQCGSRMSREQLVVERARRAFQTGMSKPLKFRVHQLKNLHRFITERRKDIADAVNKDLNKTEHSTELFETLGLEGEIDVAVERLAEWAAPRPVEKSLLTILDEVYIQPEPLGVVLIIGAWNYPWAVTLQPLVAAIAAGNAAVVKPSEVSSHSAKVMEELLPLYLDKELYPVVCGGVSETQELLRQRFDHIFYTGNSTVGKLVMEAAARHLTPVTLELGGKSPCYIDKDVDLRVACRRITWGKFVNCGQTCIAPDYILCEPSIQDRVVEEIRKCITEFYTDDPKSFEDYGRIINQRHFQRVMSLLEGSTVVIGGDSDQSQCYIAPTVLKDVTGGSKVMQEEIFGPLLPIVTVSGVDEAIQFINEREKPLALYVFSPDNKLIRRVIAETSSGALVANDCLVHFTVSALPFGGVGNSGMGRYHSQHGFDQLSHLRACLIKKLNLEDANAMRYPPHTAKKLGWARFFLLKRVNLRRLRRMALLALFSAMAAFIVQVR; translated from the exons TGTCCCTGTTCTACCAGTCCTTGACCCAGTGCGGTAGTAGAATGTCTCGGGAACAGCTGGTGGTAGAGAGGGCAAGGAGGGCCTTCCAGACCGGTATGTCGAAACCCCTGAAGTTCAGAGTTCACCAGCTTAAGAACCTGCACCGTTTCATCACAGAGAGACGCAAGGACATTGCAGACGCTGTTAATAAGGACCTTAACAAG ACTGAACACAGCACAGAGTTGTTTGAGACCCTGGGTCTGGAAGGGGAGATTGACGTGGCTGTGGAGAGGCTAGCAGAATGGGCTGCCCCTCGGCCTGTAGAGAAGAGcctcctcaccatcttagacGAG GTATACATCCAGCCAGAGCCTCTGGGAGTGGTCCTCATCATCGGGGCCTGGAACTATCCCTGGGCAGTGACCCTCCAGCCCCTGGTCGCGGCTATTGCTGCAG gtaATGCTGCTGTGGTTAAGCCGTCAGAGGTCAGCTCTCATTCAGCCAAGGTCATGGAGGAACTGCTCCCTCTCTACCTGGACAAG GAGCTGTACCCTGTAGTGTGTGGGGGTGTCTCAGAGACCCAGGAGTTGCTGCGTCAGCGTTTTGACCACATCTTCTACACAGGGAACAGCACTGTGGGTAAACTGGTGATGGAGGCCGCAGCCCGACACCTCACCCCTGTGACCCTGGAGCTGGGGGGGAAGAGCCCCTGTTACATCGATAAGGACGTCGACCTCAGAGTTGCGTGCCG GCGTATCACCTGGGGGAAGTTTGTGAACTGTGGTCAGACATGCATCGCCCCAGACTACATCCTGTGTGAACCCAGCATccaggacagagtggtggaggagaTCAGGAAATGCATCACG GAGTTTTATACGGACGACCCAAAGTCCTTCGAGGACTACGGACGCATCATTAACCAGCGCCACTTCCAGAGGGTGATGTCACTGCTCGAGGGGAGTACTGTGGTCATCGGAGGAGACAGCGACCAGTCACAATGCTATATAG CCCCCACGGTGCTGAAGGACGTGACAGGGGGCTCCAAGGTGATGCAAGAGGAGATCTTTGGTCCCCTGCTCCCCATTGTCACTGTTAGTGGAGTTGACGAGGCTATACAGTTcatcaatgagagagagaagcctCTGGCCCTCTACGTGTTCTCACCTGACAACAAG tTGATCAGGAGGGTGATAGCAGAGACTTCTAGTGGGGCCCTAGTGGCCAATGACTGTCTGGTCCACTTCACTGTCAGTGCTCTCCCCTTCGGAGGGGTGG GTAACAGTGGTATGGGACGCTACCACAGCCAGCACGGCTTTGACCAGCTCAGCCACCTGCGTGCCTGTCTCATTAAGAAGCTCAACCTGGAGGATGCCAACGCCATGCGTTACCCGCCCCACACGGCTAAGAAGCTGGGCTGGGCACGCTTCTTCCTCCTGAAGCGGGTCAACCTGCGCCGGCTCAGACGCATGGCACTACTGGCCCTGTTCTCTGCCATGGCTGCCTTCATAGTACAGGTCAGATAG
- the LOC118377601 gene encoding aldehyde dehydrogenase family 3 member A2-like isoform X2: MSREQLVVERARRAFQTGMSKPLKFRVHQLKNLHRFITERRKDIADAVNKDLNKTEHSTELFETLGLEGEIDVAVERLAEWAAPRPVEKSLLTILDEVYIQPEPLGVVLIIGAWNYPWAVTLQPLVAAIAAGNAAVVKPSEVSSHSAKVMEELLPLYLDKELYPVVCGGVSETQELLRQRFDHIFYTGNSTVGKLVMEAAARHLTPVTLELGGKSPCYIDKDVDLRVACRRITWGKFVNCGQTCIAPDYILCEPSIQDRVVEEIRKCITEFYTDDPKSFEDYGRIINQRHFQRVMSLLEGSTVVIGGDSDQSQCYIAPTVLKDVTGGSKVMQEEIFGPLLPIVTVSGVDEAIQFINEREKPLALYVFSPDNKLIRRVIAETSSGALVANDCLVHFTVSALPFGGVGNSGMGRYHSQHGFDQLSHLRACLIKKLNLEDANAMRYPPHTAKKLGWARFFLLKRVNLRRLRRMALLALFSAMAAFIVQVR; this comes from the exons ATGTCTCGGGAACAGCTGGTGGTAGAGAGGGCAAGGAGGGCCTTCCAGACCGGTATGTCGAAACCCCTGAAGTTCAGAGTTCACCAGCTTAAGAACCTGCACCGTTTCATCACAGAGAGACGCAAGGACATTGCAGACGCTGTTAATAAGGACCTTAACAAG ACTGAACACAGCACAGAGTTGTTTGAGACCCTGGGTCTGGAAGGGGAGATTGACGTGGCTGTGGAGAGGCTAGCAGAATGGGCTGCCCCTCGGCCTGTAGAGAAGAGcctcctcaccatcttagacGAG GTATACATCCAGCCAGAGCCTCTGGGAGTGGTCCTCATCATCGGGGCCTGGAACTATCCCTGGGCAGTGACCCTCCAGCCCCTGGTCGCGGCTATTGCTGCAG gtaATGCTGCTGTGGTTAAGCCGTCAGAGGTCAGCTCTCATTCAGCCAAGGTCATGGAGGAACTGCTCCCTCTCTACCTGGACAAG GAGCTGTACCCTGTAGTGTGTGGGGGTGTCTCAGAGACCCAGGAGTTGCTGCGTCAGCGTTTTGACCACATCTTCTACACAGGGAACAGCACTGTGGGTAAACTGGTGATGGAGGCCGCAGCCCGACACCTCACCCCTGTGACCCTGGAGCTGGGGGGGAAGAGCCCCTGTTACATCGATAAGGACGTCGACCTCAGAGTTGCGTGCCG GCGTATCACCTGGGGGAAGTTTGTGAACTGTGGTCAGACATGCATCGCCCCAGACTACATCCTGTGTGAACCCAGCATccaggacagagtggtggaggagaTCAGGAAATGCATCACG GAGTTTTATACGGACGACCCAAAGTCCTTCGAGGACTACGGACGCATCATTAACCAGCGCCACTTCCAGAGGGTGATGTCACTGCTCGAGGGGAGTACTGTGGTCATCGGAGGAGACAGCGACCAGTCACAATGCTATATAG CCCCCACGGTGCTGAAGGACGTGACAGGGGGCTCCAAGGTGATGCAAGAGGAGATCTTTGGTCCCCTGCTCCCCATTGTCACTGTTAGTGGAGTTGACGAGGCTATACAGTTcatcaatgagagagagaagcctCTGGCCCTCTACGTGTTCTCACCTGACAACAAG tTGATCAGGAGGGTGATAGCAGAGACTTCTAGTGGGGCCCTAGTGGCCAATGACTGTCTGGTCCACTTCACTGTCAGTGCTCTCCCCTTCGGAGGGGTGG GTAACAGTGGTATGGGACGCTACCACAGCCAGCACGGCTTTGACCAGCTCAGCCACCTGCGTGCCTGTCTCATTAAGAAGCTCAACCTGGAGGATGCCAACGCCATGCGTTACCCGCCCCACACGGCTAAGAAGCTGGGCTGGGCACGCTTCTTCCTCCTGAAGCGGGTCAACCTGCGCCGGCTCAGACGCATGGCACTACTGGCCCTGTTCTCTGCCATGGCTGCCTTCATAGTACAGGTCAGATAG